A segment of the Sphingobacterium oryzagri genome:
TCTTGCCGGGTTTTGCCTACGAGCTCCAGGTAATTGTCGTTTACCTCGACGACCAACAAATCACTGGCACGAATAACACAGATTCCGACGGGCGCTTGTCTGATCAATAATCGAAAACGCTCTTCACTATCCACCAATTCGTCGTGTTTGGCGGCCAACTTATCTTGAGCGTCCATAAGCTCTTCATTGGTCGCAGATAATTCTTCTACTGTAGCCGCCAACTCGTCGTTTAGCGAACTCGTTTCCTCAACCAAACTTTGTTCGTTTGCCAAACTGCGCTCGAGCAACTGCCGTTGTTCCACTTTTGCCGTAATATCGTCTGCAGATACAATAATCCCAAGTACCAAGCCATTTTCATCGACTAAAGGATCGTAATAAAAGCTGACATATTTCGTTGCGGGCCCGCTAGGTGAATTGTAATAAAATATCTGTTCTTCCTGGCCGTAACCGACACCCGATTCGTAAACCTGTCTTAAAAATGCTGGAAACGGTTGATCGACTAACTCGGGTAGCACATCCATCAGTTCTTGTCCGGTGACATCGTCAATCGTTTTCTCCCAAAGATTTACTAATGCCTGATTCGCATGTTCTATTACCCAGTTTTGTCCGCGAAGAATCATGAGCGGATAATGTGCGGTCATGACCAAACTATGTAAGCTGCTTTCGGACTGCGCAATGGCTTTTACACCACGCTCCACCCTACTTTCCAGTTCCAAATTAAATCTTTCGAGCACTTGGTTTGCCTCTTGCAGATCTTGCAGTGTAGCATTTAAACGATCGTTGGCCAATGCTAATTCTTTGCTCGAGAGCAAGAGCTCTTCATGGAGTTCATCCGACCGCCTGTCACGCTGTACTTCGTCCGTCACGTTGTGCGTGGTGACGAGCAGATAAGCAATTTCTCCCTGCTCATCGGGGACGGGCATAATTTCCAATTGCCACCAACAGGGCAAAATAGCTTTTCCGTCTTGTTCAAATATGTCGTACCGAAAAACAGGCATTTTAACGACGCTTGCACTGCTGATCGCACTGATCAGCGCATTTTTTAAAAGCGCCGGTCCGTCACTGCCCGCTATCCGTGGTTCGTAAGCCGTCCAGATGCTTTGCCCGCGGTGGTCGTCTGTTCGATTTGCCGTGGCTTGTTGATGCGCTTTATTGTAATCTATGATTGTAAAATCCGGCGCATCGGCGGCTAAAATAATACGCGGCACCGCCGACTGGAACAACGCTTGAAAAATCGGGGCGGCTATTTGGTTCATGTCGCTAAAATAGAAAGTTAAATTGAATCCGAATCAAAGATATTCGATTTTACAACAGCTTGGGCGATCTTTTAAAATTAGTTTTGTCAGATGCATTTCCTGGAGGCAACGTAATCCTTCTTTATCACCAAATTAATTTGTTTTGTACACCGCCCCAAAGGGGGGGCATGTTGTTGTCGCGTAAGCTTTTACTGTAAATATAAAGCCGCGCGTAGGTCAATTACTTATTTGTTGAAATCTGTCTAATTTGTCGTATACCATATGTTAGATTATTCCGTAAGTGTAAGATAGTGTACGCGAATACATGCTTTGATTTCTAACATTCCGCGGGGATCACAGCTTGACAGCCAAATTGTTTGCTTTTGATGTACGCGCCCATTTTGGGTCGCTTATCGATGCGTAGCCTATTTATAAAAAAATCTGAACCCGCTGCGGTCAATCAAACTGTTGTCAATTAAAGTAGAAAACCATCAGGATTTTTGGTGAGAAAGTCAGTATATTAGCCGCAAAGCATGAACTATGCTAGGTCATGGATGAAAAGCAGGCTTAGTATTGATGTAAAAAAGCAAGATTTACCTAACATTAGCACAGATGGCAAAAGACCAACCATTGGCCGAGATGAGTACAGACGAATTGATAAAAAATCAAAAACGCATTACGTTTATGACAAGTATTTTAGGCGGCATGCTGATTTTATTACTTGGGCTAACGATTCAAACGTGGATAAACAACGGACGTAGCCCGCTGATTGCCGTTCCCTTTGCGCTCGCCCCCATTGTGGTGATAAACATCAAAAAGATCAATGCAATCAAGCAAGAGTTAAAGTCGCGCGGTATTTAAAAATAACGATTACCGCGCTATGCTTTCAAAAAATTAGCGTACCATTCGCCGGAAGATTTGACTGTACGCTCCTGGTTCTCAAAATCTACGTGAACTAAACCAAATCGTGGATAATAGCCTTCAGCCCATTCAAAATTATCAAGAAAGGTCCAAACGAAATATCCTTTAACCGGCACACCTTCCTGCTTGGCGCGCAATACTTGCCCGATAGCATCTTGTAAATACTGTAATCTTTTCGGGTCATGCACGCGATCATCCTCTTTTAAATCTGGAAATGCCGCGCCATTTTCGGTGATGATAAGCGGAGGCATATTCTCGTAAGCAGCAAACTTTTTCAAGATATGATAAATCGATTCCGGATAAACTTCCCAATTCATTGCCGTCATCTCCACCTTTCGTTCTTTTGCGCTCACGATCTTAGCCTGTAAAAACGGAACAAACATCGCGTATCGAATGATTTCACGTGTATAGTTTTGCAAGCCAATAAAGTCCATGTCAAATTTCAAATCAGCCAGATCATTTTGGCGCATATACTTTTCGATACGATTTAACACCTTTATTTCGGCTGTTGGATAGCCTAAGCCTAACAGCGGCTCGATAAATAATCTATTGAGCAAGGCATCTGCCTTTTTAGCGGCAAAAATATCTTTTGGCCGGCTTGAAAACTGCTCAACGTGTGAACAGGAAAATGTGCTGCCCACAACACTGTCGGCTTGCCATGATTTGATAACGCGGCCACCATGCGCCTGGGCTAAAGCCGCGTGATGCGCCGCCGCAAGAAAATTATCCAATCCTTTTTTTCCGGGCGCGTGCACACCAAAAAAATAGCCCGCCGCTGTAAATACCGTTGGTTCGTTTAAGACCATCCAATGCTTGACACGATCAGCAAATAGCTGCACACAGACAGCCACGTAATCGGCAAACCACTCTTTTACATCACGATTTAGCCATCCGCCCTTCAACTCAAGTGCGTGCGGAAGATCCCAGTGATATAATGTAACCCAAGGCGTAATACCTAGCGATAAGGAAAGGTCGATTAGTCGGTTATAAAAATCTACACCGGCTTGGTTTATTTCGCCCACGCCATTGGGAATGATACGACTCCAGGCAATAGAAAATCTATAATTACGGATATTCAGGCGATGCATCAATTCCAGATCATCGATGTAACGATTGTAAAAATCGCAAGCAATATCGCCTTTATGATTTTGGAAAATTTTATTTTTTTTCTGCACGAAGATGTCCCATATAGATGGCGCCTTACCATCGTGTAAATGCGCTCCTTCGATTTGATATGCAGCAGTAGAAACGCCCCAGACGAAATCATCGCCAAAGGCTTCCTTGGAAAAATGCATAGGCAATAAAGTTTTTGTAGCAGCCGAAGCTGGGAAAGAAATAGAAGTGAATGCTCAACATCAATTACCGAACCGTCTTAGATTTTGTGTGATCTAAGCGGTGAATAAAACGAGCTAAACTGTGTCACAAACAAATGGAAAATAATCCTTTGAAAGAAATATGTGATCTTTTTCATCGCTATTGTTTTTAAACGAACGAATCTTCTTATATACTGACATAAATAAACGACTTTTTTATAAATAACACATTAGTAGTATATTAAGTTTTTGTAAAGTACTCAAATAAATATCTCTCGCGCGTGGCGCTGCTATGTTTTCAGTATGTTTGTACGTCTACAACAAAAAAAAGACTATGCCTGATTTAAAAAAGAAAGTGGCAACTGCTGCCCTAGCCTACATCAAACCTCGGCAAGTGATCGGCCTTGGTGCCGGCTCGACAATCAATCATTTGATCAATGGTATTCAACAAGCGATTTCATTTCAATCTACCCTAACGTTTGTCACGCCCTGTGCTGAGACAGAACGGCAACTTGTACGGCATGGCCTTGTTTGCATAAACAGCGACAATCTGGCAAAGATTGATCTTTATTTTGACAGTTGCGATCAGGTGGATGCACAGCTGAATGCGTTAAAAAGTGGCGGCGGCATACATGCCAACGAAAAAATATGCGCGGCCATGGCCGATGATTTTTATTTGCTGGTAGATCGATCGAAACTTGTGGCCACGCTTTCTAACGACTTTCCATTGTGCATAGAAGTGCTGCCGAAGGCGCTGTGTTGGCTCGTTGAACAAATTGAGCGGCGCTATGAAGCCTATGGCGCGAAAGTCGCGATACGCGAGAGTCCTAAATCTACAGGCCCAATCAGAACCGATAACGGAAATTTTTTAGCCGACGTTTTTTTTCAACGTTTGCCGGAATTGGCGGTGTTAAATACCGAAATCAAACAGTTTCCTGGTTTGGTGGAGCATTCACTATTTTATCAATTGGCGACGCATATGCTTGTTGCCGACGAAGATACGGTACAGCTGCTGCCTGCTAAGTGATCATGCGGTGCCTTGCTTAACGGCTTGAAAACAGCGCATTCTTTCTGAAGTTGCTCCACACGCGGGCGATAGTTGTCCCCATAATCTCTGGATTTTTCTGTGCTAGTTAGCAATCCCGCCGTTTCAGCATTGTCTGATTTTCCAAGAAAATTGGTTTTTAATGCTCGTTAGCGGTTTTATTGGAGTAAATTAGCGGGTATATAGCGCTAAAATGAAGAGCAAAGAGATTAACGACACCGCCAAAGAGCAAAAAGCGAATGATAATATAGAGCAGCCGACCGCGTACAACGCATTGTTTCCAATTGTGGGAATTGGCGGAGGCAAAGGTTCTTTAACGGCCTTAGAGCAATTTTTTAAGCATATGCCTGCGCAATCTGGGATGGGTTTCGTTTTTGTATTCCATCAAGATGCTGCGGATATGCCTGATTTTGTAAATCTCATCAAGTCGTACACTACCATTCCGGTGGTCGAGGCGCAAGACGGCGTTATTGTGCAGCCAGATCATATTTATGTGTCGCCCTGTGGCGTTGATACGGGCATACATCAAGGTAAACTTTTGTTGTTTCAGCCTGCAGCCGACAGAAGCACACAAATGTGTATCGATCATTTTTTTCAAAGCTTAGCTGAAGATCAGGGAAAACGTGCGGTAGGCATTGTCTTATCTGGTTGTGGCGTAGATGGCGAAACGGGTATTCGGATGATTAAAGAGCAATTTGGACTCACGTTGGCGCAGGAACCATTGACTGCGGAATTACCAAATATGCCTATTGCATCGGTAAAAACGCAAATGGTGGATTATATTTTGCCTGTTGATGAGATGCCGCGAAAACTCGTGCAGTACCTCAGTCATCCGGCCTTGCTTTTTTCGGAGGATGATGGTGAAGTTCAAGATCAAGCGGATAATAGTATTTACATTCAGAAGATTTTGCTTCTGTTGCGCTCCAACACGGGGCATGACTTTAGCCTTTACAAGACAAACACCATCTTTCGTCGTATAGACAGACGTATTGCGTTTCATCGGTTGCAGCATTACGAAGATTATGTCAATTATTTACGGGAAAATCCCACAGAGATCGAAACCCTCCTAAATGAATTGTTGATTGGCGTGACCAAATTTTTTCGCGATAGAAAAGCGTTTGATGTGCTGAAAAAGCAAATTCACAGTCTGCTCACGCATAAAAAACAAGATGAGCCTATCCGCATTTGGATTGCGGGTTGTTCTACTGGCGAGGAGGCCTACTCGATCGCCATTTTAGTGAGCGAATTTTTAGAAGCCAGCAAGCAAAAGCGCAAACCGCGGGTGCAAATTTTTGCTACAGACCTGGATGCCAACGCGATTGAACATGCGCGTTCAGGCTTCTACTCGGGCAATATTGCGTCTGAACTGACAGCATGGCAATTGGAGCGCTTTTTCATAAAAAAGAGCGACGGCTATGTGGTAAAAAAGGAAATCCGTGAATTGATTGTGTTTGCACAACACAACCTGGTTAAAGATGCTCCCTTTACACGCCTTGATATGTTGTGCTGCCGAAATGTTATGATTTACCTGACGGCTGAACTCCAAAAGAAAATATTACCCATATTTCATTATTCGCTGCTTTCTGGCGGTATTCTATTCTTGGGGCCTGCGGAATCTGTGGGTACTTTCCACGAGATGTTTGATGTGTTAGATTCCAAATGGAAAATTTTCAAACGAAAAGAAGGAATTTCCACCGTGGGCAAGTTTCTCGATTTTCCATTTCATGTCGGCAATAACGACAAAGTAACTGCGGCGAAAAAAAATCCGCCACGCAAGATAAATCCACTGGCAGAAGATTTTAATCACTTGCTGCTGGAAAAGCATACCCCGGCATCGCTGTTGTTAAACGATCGAGGCGAGATTTTGTATGTGAATGGTCAAACAAATCGTTATATCCAGTTGCAGGCTGGCGAGGCGGTTATGAATATCCACCGCATGATCAGGGAGGAGTTGAAGTATGTGCTTGGTAATGCACTGCATCAGGCCAGTTCGAGCAAGCAGCGCGTAGAAGTGAAAGACGTGAAGATCAAAGAGGGCTCCGCCTTACATCTGGTCAGCTTTGCGGTAGATTATCTAGAGGAATCCAGTTTGCATGGCTTGCTTATGGTTAGTTTTTCAGAGCAATATGCGCATGAGCAAACGAAAGAAGCAAACGCGAAAGCCAATATCAGCGAAGCGGCTATCGACGACTTACAAAAGGAACTGATCTATACCAAGCAGCAGCTTCACCAGACTATTGAACAAATGGAGATCTCGCTGGAAGAGTTAAAATCGACCAATGAGGAGCTGCAAAGTACGAACGAAGAACTGCAAAGCACCAACGAGGAAGCACTTACCACGCGTGAAGAAATGCAGACGCTGAATGAACAGTTAATGACGGTAAACCTGCAATATCAAAAGAAAGCGGAGGAATTGACGGTGTTGCAGAACGATCTTAAAAATCTGCACGATAGTACAGAAGATGGTACGGTGTTTCTGGATGTCCAGTTGCACATCCTGCGTTATACGCCACAAGCTGGAAAATTATTGCGCATAACGCTTGAAGATATTGGTAGCTCGGCCGTTAGCTTTTTAGCAAAATTCGGGCTTTCTGATCTTCCGGTGCTAATCAATACGGTTATCGAAACCTTACATACCAAAACGATAGAGCTGCAACATCAGGACGGCGATTGGTATGCCGTGCGTATCGCCGCCTATCGCACACTGGATAATTTCATCAGCGGTGTCGTGCTTACTTTTAGCAATATCACTCGCGAAAAAAAACTGGGTTTGCGCTATGCCGCCTTATCCGGCTTTACGCAGAAAGTTATCGACGCTGATGGCGCGGCTGTTGCGTTGCTTTATCCGAATAAGCAACTGTTGGCTTACAATCATGCTTTCCAACGACTTTTTCCGCTCGTTAAAGCAGAAAACCTGGAACTTTCTTTCGATGAGATTGTTCAACGTACGTGGGATGCTGAAAACATCTCCGAACGACTAGCAACTATGGGTAAAGTAGATGAAGAAATAAACATCGCGTATCGCAAAAATGGAACAGATAACAAGTTTTTAGTATCTGTAGAGCGTATTTTTATCGATGGGGCTGACCAAATTATTATGTATGTAAAGTTTGAACAGAAATGATCGAGAAAAGACCTGATGATAAGGCAGATAAAAAACAGTTCAGTGTGCTAAGAGAAAAAGCCGAACAGCTTTTATTGAGCGATCCCGCTCGATTGCCAAAAGAAGGCGAAGTGGGCGTATTACTCGATGAGCTCGAGGTTTACGAACTGGAACTACAAATGCAAAACGAAGAGCTTAGACGTTCGCAAGAACTGTTGGAGCGCGAACGCGCTAAATTTGCTTCGCTCTTTGACGCGGCTCCGGTTGCCTACCTGGTTATTGACCAGACAGGCGTAATTACGTCGGTCAATCAACGTGCCCTTGATTTATTGGGCGTTCAGTTTTCTGGAGAAGTGCTTGGCAAGAACTTCTCGATGTTTATCGCAGTAGATTCTCATCAGCGTTACTATGCCTTATTAAACGAAGTCGCTCAGTTTAATTCCCAAGCGCAACGAGAACTTAGAATGCTCTCTTCACAACAAACGGATTTATTTTTTCAAATTGATGCGGTTTGCCACCATCATGAAGGGAGTGATGAGCCGCATTATTTTATGACCCTTACCGATATTACGCCTATACGGCTTGCGCAAAATAATTTGCAGGAAACGACAGACCGGTTCGCACAGACCTTGCAAGCGTCCCAGACAGGAACCTGGATGGTCAATCTATCCAGTCAACGTATTTATTTTGACGAATATGCGGCGCAGATATTGCACTTGCCCAGCGAGCAAACCAATATTCCGATCACCGAACTGGCACAGCTCGTGATTGCAGAAGATCGTGCTAAACTGGATCTGCTTTATGAAGCGCATGCGCCCTTTTCAGAAATTGATATGGAACTTCGTTGTGCAATTTCACCCGACGAACGAATTACCTTATTGATTAAAGGTAAACAAGTGCAGCTGCCCGATAATAAAGAATATCTATCTGGCGTATTGGTCGATATTACAGCCAGAACACGCTATCAAGCGCACGAAGAAGAGAAGCGCAAGGCACAAGATCGTTTAATTCGTCGTAAATCTATTGAGGCGCAAGAGAAAGAGCGTGAAAGGATTAGTGCGGTACTGCATGACAGTGTTTGCCAAACGTTGTTTGGTATACGGTTTAATCTGAGTCACCTGGGATTAGAAAACAGTAATTTATCTGGCGTTGCGCAAGTTCAGCAACTTATCGATCAGGCGATTGAAGAGTTACGTAGTTTATCGCACGAATTAAACCCTTCTATCCTGCGTGACTTCGGGTTCGTAGCCGGTTTAGACGATATGGTTAAGCGGCTTTCCAGTTTCGGCTTTCAGGTTAAGACCAATGTTTCTAAATTGGCGGATAAATTGCCTACTGAAATACAGCTTTATCTTTTCCGTATCATTCAGGAATTGCTTAATAATGTGATTCATCACTCTGGTTCGAACAAAGCGGATGTTTCGTTGACTATCGAAAATAAAACTATTGCACTCCGTGTGCGCGATTATGGTGAAGGTATACGGCGCGAGTTAGAAGATGTTGCTAAACGCGGCACAGGCTTGCGTACGATTATTAGTCGTGTCAATCTGCTCTCCGGAACGATCGAACTCGATTACCACAAAGGCGCTCGCTTCCGTGTCTGTATTCCAATAAAAACTTAGTAGCAAAGCGCATGGAAAATAAAGACATCAACCATATCATTGTTATCGGAGCTTCGGCAGGCGGTCTGTCGGCCGTCGAAAGTCTTTTATCATCCGTTCCCGCAACTATCGATGCCGCGCTGTTTATTGTTATTCATCTCAGTAAAAATGCAAGGCAAGACAATATTCTTTCTATTCTTAAAAGACAAAGCAACTGGCCACTGCAAATTCCGAAAAACGGAACGATAGTAACGCGTGGCGTCGCTTATCTGGCGCCGATAGACTGCCACATGATGCTCAGCGATGGACATATTATGGTTTCTGGCGGCGCTATGGAAAACCATTACCGCCCATCAATCGATGTACTTTTTCGAACGGCGGCCGCTACCTACAGTTCTTGTGTGATCGGCATTATCTTATCCGGTCTTCTAGACGATGGTGTCTCGGGCATGTCGGCAATTAAAAGTGCTGGCGGTGTTTGCATTGTACAAGATCCAGATGAAGCGGATTATGCGGAAATGGCCGTCAATGTATTAAAACAGACCGATGTAGATTATCAAGTACCGTTAAGCGACATCGCGTATATCTTAGCTGATATTTCGTCACGTGGCGATTGCGATCCGGCCGCTATCCCCGATCAGTTGCGGAAAGAAGCGGATATCACGATACGCAGAGCGACGAACTATGCGGATACCGATAAATTGGGATCGCCGACCATGTTTACCTGTCCCGATTGTGGCGGTATGCTTACCAAGATAGAGGGCGAGACCACGGCGCGCTATCGTTGTTACACCGGACATGTTTTTTCTGAACAGTTTTTAGAAGAACAATATCTTCTAAAAACTGAAGAAACCCTTTGGGTAGCTATGCGGATGATGGAAGAGCGCCGAAACTTTTTGGGAAGTCTCGAACGGAAATTCGGCACACAGGGGCCAACGGCAAAGGAACGAAAAGAACGTGTAATCGAGCTGGAAAAACATATCACACATCTTAAAGTGATGTTGGCCAACTTTGGAACGCCTATATCCCTTCGTGGAAACAGCGACTAGTCGCATGTTTTTATACTTAGTTTTCGGTGTTAAGTTCGAAATAAAATAAAGAACCTTTGCCCAGCGTGCTTTCGACTTGTATGCGGCTACCGTGATCATTAAGAATTTCGGACACGATATAAAGTCCGATTCCAAAGCCAGCAACATGGTAACCCGGCGGATTATCCACCCGATAAAAGCGTTCAAAAAGGCGTTTTTGATCGGTTTCGCTGATGCCGATACCAAAATCTTGTACAAAAATGGTCACTTTGCCTTCCGATTTGGTAAATCCTACTTTTATTTTTTCGCTATCAGGCGCATATTTTGTGGCGTTGCTGATTAAATTTATTAAAACTTGCCCAATCTTTTCCCGATCGGCTCGTAAGTTAACCGCCTCCGGCATGTGCAGTTCAACAGTATAGCGCCTTGTTAATGGGCTGATATCGGCAAGTACCTCCGTTATCAGCGTGTTCAAATTAAACGTTTCCGTATGTAAACTTGTTTTGCCATCATCCATTTTTGCTAACTCTAAGAAATCTTTGATGAGCGCCTTCATCTTCTTTGCTTGATGATCTATTTTAGTGGCTGCTTGCAAAACGAAGTCTTTCGGTTCGTCTGCTGCCCGCTTACTAAGCAATTGCGCGTAGGTCATAATGGTGCTTAGCGGTGTTTTCAACTCATGGCTCACCATCGAGACAAAATCATTTTTCCGCTGCTCTTCTCGTTTTTTTTCCGTGATATCTCGTGCAATCTTGGATACGCCGATAAAGTTACCTTCCGAATCGTGTATCGGCGACAACGTTAGCGAAACATCCAGGAGCCGCCCGTCCTTCGTCAACAGTTTTGTTTCGTATTGCTCGACACGCTCGCCGGCTTTAACCCGCTCCATAAAAATGCTTTTCTCCTGCAAAAGATCTTCCGGATAGATTTTCAGAATAGATTCCCCGATCATTTCGGACGCTTCAAACCCAAACATGCGCTGTGCAGAATTATTCCAGCTAGAAATGATGCCTTCCAGCGATTTTCCGACAACAGCATCATAAGAGGAGTCGATTATGGCCGCCAGCTCTGCGCGTTTAATATCTGCCTGTTTAGCGTCGGTCACATCCAGCATCGTGCCGGTGATTGATTTCGCCCGGTCGTACGAATCAAATTCCACCAATCCCTGGCAGCGAATCCAACGCAATTCCTGGTTATCTATCCTGCGTATACGATAGGTCACATCATAGCGATGTTCGGAACCATCAGCCATCGCCAAATCCAACTCCCGCTCTACCCGCGCGCGATCTTCGGGAGCAATAGCGTTTAAAAACCGATCTACGCCCGCCAATGTTAAATCTTCTTCCTGCAGTCCAAGTATCTTTTTGCTCTCTGCAGACCAAAAAACCTGATTATTCTTTTTATTCCATTCCCAAATTCCCAAATTTGCTGCCTCAATAGCCATCTTCAAGCGAGCCTCACTCAATTCATATTCTTGTAATAATTCATTTCGCTTAAATTGCTCTTCGACGATCGCCGTGACATCACGTGTGAAACAACGCGTGTGCACAAATTCACCGCCTTTATGCAATACATTCGAATTGATCAACACATACTTGATTGTGCCGTCTTTACATAATAGCCTGGCTGGGTAATTAGTAAGTGTTTCATTATTTAACAAACGACTTAAAATATCTTCGATAACCGCTTTGTCGGCATGAAACTTGGTAATAGAGTGGCCAATGTACTCATCGGCGCGATAGCCTAACGTGTTTAGTTCGGCTTGGTTTGCCCACGTAATAATGCCGCTAGAATCTACCCAATGTAGCGGCAAAGCTCCATTTTCGATAAAATCTGATAGTTCTTCTACCCTATCTTTCAACTCTCCATTTTCGGCTTCAAGCTGTTGTATCTTTTTAGTAAGCGTCCTGTTGTCTATCATAATAAATTATAGAAGCATGGTTAAATCGGGTAATAATTCTCTACAAATATAGTAAATGTAGCAGGCTTAAGAAAGCAACATGACGTTTACCTGATAGATTTTTTTCAGCAGGCAACTGTTTTCCATCCGCGTAAAAAAATACGCCGGCATATTGCCCACGCACATCATTAAATAACGACGTTTTCTAGCTGCACATGGCTATTTTTTCTTACTCGAAGACCACCTGTCAACGTGTTTGTATTTTGAAATAATCGATAACGGTTTTGTTTTTAAAAGCTGATGCATACAGCCGAGTCATCACGCCAGGCAAGGCTATCGCCTTGAGTTTTACAACTGCCTGGCTTTTGCTAGGTAAAAACTACGTAAGAACGCTCGTTGCTGCCAGAAAAAAACAGAAATACCTGCTAGTGACTAGCGCAGATTTCGTACGTTTTCGTACGTTTGTGATGGTTATGAAAATTTACAACAAAAATATCTATTGGCAAAAGCTGATAGATAATGAAAATTCAAACACGCGTTCTCATTCTTCTGTGGAAGGAATAATAGACACTTACCATTACATCTTTAATTGCGCTAACAATACCATTGATTATGTGTCTGACACGTTTGAGTTTGTTACGGGCCGCAAAAAAAGCAGGTTTTCGATCAGCACTTTTCTTGATATGATTCATCCGGACGATATCGAACATTATTTTTTATGTGAAGAACGCAGTCAGCAATTCAGCAATAGCCTCTCCTTTGGCGAGCATTTTAGATACCGCATGGACTATGCTTACCGCATACAGAAACAAGACGGAAGCTATATGACTATTCGGCAGCAAC
Coding sequences within it:
- a CDS encoding PAS domain-containing sensor histidine kinase, with the translated sequence MIDNRTLTKKIQQLEAENGELKDRVEELSDFIENGALPLHWVDSSGIITWANQAELNTLGYRADEYIGHSITKFHADKAVIEDILSRLLNNETLTNYPARLLCKDGTIKYVLINSNVLHKGGEFVHTRCFTRDVTAIVEEQFKRNELLQEYELSEARLKMAIEAANLGIWEWNKKNNQVFWSAESKKILGLQEEDLTLAGVDRFLNAIAPEDRARVERELDLAMADGSEHRYDVTYRIRRIDNQELRWIRCQGLVEFDSYDRAKSITGTMLDVTDAKQADIKRAELAAIIDSSYDAVVGKSLEGIISSWNNSAQRMFGFEASEMIGESILKIYPEDLLQEKSIFMERVKAGERVEQYETKLLTKDGRLLDVSLTLSPIHDSEGNFIGVSKIARDITEKKREEQRKNDFVSMVSHELKTPLSTIMTYAQLLSKRAADEPKDFVLQAATKIDHQAKKMKALIKDFLELAKMDDGKTSLHTETFNLNTLITEVLADISPLTRRYTVELHMPEAVNLRADREKIGQVLINLISNATKYAPDSEKIKVGFTKSEGKVTIFVQDFGIGISETDQKRLFERFYRVDNPPGYHVAGFGIGLYIVSEILNDHGSRIQVESTLGKGSLFYFELNTEN
- a CDS encoding PAS domain-containing protein; amino-acid sequence: MKIYNKNIYWQKLIDNENSNTRSHSSVEGIIDTYHYIFNCANNTIDYVSDTFEFVTGRKKSRFSISTFLDMIHPDDIEHYFLCEERSQQFSNSLSFGEHFRYRMDYAYRIQKQDGSYMTIRQQRQAIDINAQGHLTKHVSCIKKFRKCRDCPSTTIMFLIR